A genomic window from Sporosarcina sp. Marseille-Q4063 includes:
- a CDS encoding SGNH/GDSL hydrolase family protein yields the protein MQKVIKQSRALLLMLAFLLAFAPMSALAGSGEKQTVNYVSLGDSLAAGMLHDRSISPGFAGEVESELKLRGYDIKPGNNYGVPGFTSHNVIAGLLGIKELESADIITISVGANDVLMGLDVANLDLLIPGKLDGLKNAANDAATTATLTTGSAMTSIDVAEEPVNTAKLAVVEGQEAVNVVKNAIDLNMAILPPEVKLALVTIYDDIEEASNRVEKANDELISAKEMFATNPITAATELETLENDLSAAKQKLESVVTNIGIIETFIAESSLPIPLELKAAVLNVKEKAIQAALDAGNAVEAVQNAKEAVNLATEAQIAAKTAGEKVATAAAKAMELTQVIAKIPDKIQEVGVNMSTILGTIKAANPNVKIYVMGYYNALPYLPPEVQQTFTLQFLDGLNKVIEDASNHFDATFISTFDAFEGNYEVYLPNPKDIHPSLDGYKAIANEFMKEIGESYPVIVSEEPGEVIIDLNEKVDVYAGQKVLINDTDVSLLLPKDLPEGTTLTVTLADKDALAKAKGLKDVGDVLNFTFEFPEGFEKYEGKFTLVMGYDADESFDVDIYYFDEEKDAWVAKEGKVNKEAKEISVDVKHFSNYGVFAQIDVDKEKPPVTEKPDDDDDKTPPVVKTPDKNSGKDPTKGSDSTKKPTPKPTKEGSKLPKTATNNFSLLLFGTILLVTGVATLVIRPKKVLS from the coding sequence ATGCAAAAAGTAATCAAACAATCACGTGCACTACTTTTAATGCTAGCCTTTCTACTCGCTTTTGCCCCAATGTCCGCACTTGCGGGTTCGGGGGAGAAGCAAACCGTTAATTATGTTTCTTTAGGGGATTCACTAGCGGCAGGTATGCTTCACGATAGATCGATAAGTCCAGGATTTGCTGGTGAAGTTGAAAGTGAATTGAAATTAAGGGGATATGATATAAAGCCAGGAAATAATTATGGTGTACCTGGATTTACGTCCCATAATGTAATCGCTGGATTACTTGGAATAAAGGAATTGGAAAGTGCGGATATTATTACGATTAGTGTTGGTGCGAATGATGTGTTGATGGGCTTAGACGTTGCCAACTTAGATTTGTTGATTCCTGGTAAGCTTGACGGGTTGAAAAATGCCGCAAATGATGCTGCAACTACGGCTACGCTAACTACGGGTTCCGCAATGACATCAATAGATGTAGCTGAAGAACCGGTAAATACAGCAAAACTTGCAGTTGTAGAAGGTCAAGAAGCAGTTAATGTTGTCAAGAATGCTATTGATCTGAATATGGCTATTTTACCTCCTGAGGTAAAACTAGCACTTGTTACTATATATGATGATATTGAAGAAGCGTCAAATAGGGTAGAGAAAGCAAACGACGAATTAATTAGCGCAAAGGAAATGTTTGCCACAAATCCAATAACAGCTGCAACTGAATTAGAAACATTGGAAAATGATTTAAGTGCGGCTAAGCAAAAATTAGAATCAGTGGTAACGAATATAGGGATAATTGAAACTTTTATTGCAGAATCGTCTCTTCCGATACCGTTAGAATTAAAGGCGGCAGTCTTAAATGTTAAAGAAAAAGCAATTCAGGCGGCGTTAGACGCAGGCAATGCAGTAGAAGCAGTTCAAAATGCAAAAGAAGCTGTAAACCTTGCAACCGAAGCGCAAATTGCGGCGAAAACAGCTGGCGAAAAAGTAGCAACCGCCGCAGCCAAAGCAATGGAACTCACCCAGGTGATAGCAAAAATTCCTGACAAAATCCAGGAAGTTGGTGTGAATATGTCAACTATACTTGGTACAATCAAAGCGGCAAATCCTAATGTTAAAATATACGTAATGGGTTATTACAACGCCTTACCTTATCTACCGCCAGAGGTGCAACAGACATTTACGCTACAGTTTCTTGATGGCCTAAATAAAGTAATTGAAGACGCATCCAATCATTTCGATGCAACATTTATATCTACGTTTGATGCATTTGAAGGAAATTATGAGGTTTATCTTCCGAACCCTAAAGATATACATCCAAGTCTAGATGGATATAAAGCTATTGCTAATGAATTCATGAAGGAAATTGGTGAATCATACCCTGTTATCGTGTCAGAAGAACCAGGTGAAGTGATAATCGATTTAAATGAAAAAGTTGATGTTTATGCGGGTCAAAAAGTTCTCATTAATGATACTGACGTAAGTTTATTATTACCGAAAGATCTTCCAGAGGGAACAACCCTGACAGTCACTCTAGCGGATAAGGATGCACTGGCAAAAGCAAAAGGACTAAAAGATGTTGGGGATGTACTGAACTTTACATTCGAGTTCCCGGAAGGTTTTGAAAAGTATGAGGGTAAATTCACATTAGTTATGGGATATGACGCAGACGAATCCTTTGATGTAGACATCTATTATTTTGACGAAGAAAAAGATGCATGGGTGGCTAAAGAAGGGAAAGTAAATAAAGAAGCAAAAGAAATCAGCGTGGATGTTAAACATTTCTCCAACTACGGTGTTTTTGCTCAAATAGATGTAGATAAAGAAAAACCACCAGTTACTGAGAAACCAGATGACGATGATGATAAAACTCCACCAGTAGTTAAAACTCCAGATAAAAACTCTGGAAAAGATCCAACTAAGGGAAGCGACTCAACTAAGAAACCAACACCGAAACCGACTAAAGAAGGATCAAAATTACCAAAAACCGCCACAAATAATTTTAGTTTGTTGCTATTCGGAACAATACTTCTTGTAACAGGAGTAGCTACATTGGTGATCAGACCGAAAAAAGTTTTGTCTTAA